A window of Streptomyces sp. DG1A-41 contains these coding sequences:
- a CDS encoding ATP-dependent DNA helicase: MSSSSSTSGLSHPRVRRGSRGAYRLVRTPPARVDPPLLDASQRSVVDHTTGPLLVLAGPGTGKTTTLVESVAERIARGGDPERVLVLTFSRRAAVELRDRMALRSGAAHAPRATTFHSFCYALVRAHQDSDLFVEPLRLLSGPEQDVSVRELLAGQVDLERLGLAHVRWPDELRACLTTRGFADEVRAVLARTRELGLGPDALDAFARRTGRPDWRAAAAFLAEYLDVLDLQGVIDYAELVHRAVLLARRPEVAAWLAARYDAVYVDEYQDTDPAQVRLLQALTGGGRTLVAFGDPDQSIYAFRGADVNGILDFPHAFPRADGRPAPVAVLRTSRRSGAALLAATRLLTQRMPLTRLPAEKVRAHRALAPVRDGGRVEAYTYPTPGTELDNIADILRRAHLEDGVPWSEMAVLVRAGSRTIPTARRALTAAGVPVDVDGDDVPLRHEPAVAPLLTALRAVATAEAGISETGPAEPEDSERDTSSEDAPAARPDTCWLDTETALTLLTSPLASMDAADLRRLGRALRDEERAVGNPLPPPSDVLLAQALAEPERLAVHDPTYARGAQRLGALLRKARERLAGGGTAEEALWDLWEGTPWPTRLERAARRGGAAGRNADRDLDAVCALFATAARAEERTGGRGALNFLEEIEAEDIAADTLTRRAVRPDAVRLMTAHRSKGLEWRLVVVAGVQEGLWPDLRRRGSLLEADRIGRDGLAEPLTPGALLAEERRLFYVAATRARERLVVTAVKAPADDGDQPSRFLTELGVEPKDVTGRPRRPLSVAALVAELRATTVDPRVSDALREAAARRLARLAVLADEDGRPLVPSAHPYRWWGMFEPTESKVPLRDRDQPVVLSGSALDQLANTCALQWFLGREVKADAPATAAQGFGNVVHVLADEVASGHTPADLSVLLERLDSVWNALAFDAPWKSDQEKDNARVALERFLKWHVMDRTGRTPVASEHDFDVTLEAGDYQVRVRGQMDRVEADGEGRAYVVDFKTGKQAPTGKEVERHPQLAVYQLAVREGAVDDLFDGVRPEPGGAELVHLRQGAAQRDGGETLPKVQAQEPLEGEWVGDLLATAAGKVLDERFTPTAGQHCTHCAFRASCTARQEGRHVVE, translated from the coding sequence GTGAGCTCCTCTTCCTCCACCAGCGGCCTGTCGCACCCCCGCGTGCGGCGGGGGAGCCGTGGCGCTTACCGACTCGTACGTACCCCTCCTGCCCGGGTGGACCCCCCTCTTTTGGACGCCTCGCAGCGCTCCGTGGTTGACCACACCACGGGCCCGCTGCTCGTTCTCGCAGGTCCGGGGACCGGCAAGACCACCACGCTCGTCGAGTCCGTGGCCGAGCGCATCGCCCGGGGCGGGGACCCCGAGCGCGTGCTGGTGCTCACCTTCAGCCGCAGGGCGGCCGTGGAGCTGCGTGATCGCATGGCCCTGCGGAGCGGCGCGGCCCACGCTCCCCGGGCGACTACCTTTCACTCGTTCTGCTACGCCCTGGTCCGTGCCCACCAGGACAGCGACCTGTTCGTGGAGCCGCTGCGGCTGCTGTCCGGTCCCGAGCAGGACGTCTCGGTCCGGGAGCTGCTCGCGGGCCAGGTGGATTTGGAGCGGCTCGGCCTCGCGCACGTGCGCTGGCCGGACGAACTGCGCGCCTGCCTGACCACCCGTGGTTTCGCCGACGAGGTCCGCGCGGTCCTCGCCCGCACCCGTGAACTGGGTCTCGGCCCCGACGCCCTGGACGCCTTCGCCCGCCGCACGGGACGCCCCGACTGGCGTGCCGCCGCCGCCTTCCTCGCCGAGTACCTCGACGTGCTCGACCTCCAGGGTGTGATCGACTACGCGGAACTCGTCCACCGCGCGGTGCTCCTCGCCCGTCGGCCCGAGGTCGCCGCGTGGCTCGCCGCCCGGTACGACGCCGTCTACGTCGACGAGTACCAGGACACCGATCCCGCTCAGGTACGACTGCTGCAGGCGCTGACCGGCGGCGGCCGCACCCTCGTCGCATTCGGAGACCCCGACCAGTCGATCTACGCGTTCCGCGGGGCGGACGTGAACGGCATCCTCGACTTCCCGCACGCCTTCCCGCGCGCGGACGGCCGCCCGGCCCCGGTCGCGGTGCTGCGCACGTCCCGCCGCTCAGGCGCCGCCCTGCTGGCCGCCACCCGGCTGCTGACCCAGCGCATGCCGCTGACCCGCCTGCCCGCCGAGAAGGTGCGCGCTCACCGCGCGCTCGCCCCCGTACGGGACGGCGGCCGCGTCGAGGCGTACACGTACCCGACGCCCGGGACGGAGCTGGACAACATCGCCGACATCCTCCGCAGGGCCCACCTCGAAGACGGCGTGCCCTGGAGCGAGATGGCCGTCCTGGTGCGCGCCGGCTCCCGCACCATCCCGACGGCCCGCCGCGCCCTCACGGCGGCCGGCGTGCCCGTGGACGTCGACGGCGACGACGTGCCCCTGCGCCACGAACCGGCGGTGGCACCGCTGCTGACGGCGCTGCGGGCGGTGGCCACGGCGGAGGCGGGGATTTCCGAGACGGGACCTGCCGAGCCTGAGGACTCCGAGAGGGACACCTCCTCCGAGGACGCCCCTGCCGCGCGGCCGGACACCTGCTGGCTCGACACCGAGACCGCTCTCACCCTCCTCACTTCCCCGCTCGCGAGCATGGACGCCGCCGACCTGCGCCGCCTCGGCCGGGCCCTGCGCGACGAGGAGCGGGCCGTGGGCAACCCGCTGCCGCCGCCCTCCGACGTGCTGCTCGCGCAGGCACTCGCCGAGCCGGAGCGTCTCGCCGTGCACGACCCCACGTACGCGCGCGGCGCCCAGCGCCTCGGCGCGCTGCTGCGCAAGGCCCGTGAGCGGCTGGCCGGCGGCGGGACGGCCGAAGAGGCCCTGTGGGACCTGTGGGAGGGCACGCCGTGGCCCACGCGGCTGGAGCGGGCCGCCCGCCGCGGCGGCGCGGCCGGGCGCAACGCGGACCGCGATCTGGACGCCGTCTGCGCGCTGTTCGCGACCGCGGCCCGTGCCGAGGAGCGCACCGGCGGCCGGGGCGCCCTCAACTTCCTGGAGGAGATCGAAGCCGAGGACATCGCCGCCGACACCCTCACACGCCGTGCCGTACGCCCCGACGCCGTCCGCCTGATGACCGCGCACCGCTCCAAGGGCCTGGAATGGCGCCTCGTGGTCGTCGCGGGCGTCCAGGAAGGCCTGTGGCCGGACCTGCGACGCCGCGGCTCCCTGCTGGAGGCCGACCGCATCGGCCGCGACGGACTCGCCGAACCCCTCACCCCCGGCGCGCTGCTCGCCGAGGAGCGCCGCCTGTTCTACGTGGCCGCCACGCGCGCGCGTGAACGCCTCGTCGTGACCGCGGTCAAGGCCCCGGCGGACGACGGCGACCAGCCCTCCCGCTTCCTGACCGAACTCGGCGTCGAACCCAAGGACGTCACGGGACGCCCGCGCCGCCCGCTGTCCGTCGCGGCACTCGTCGCCGAACTGCGCGCCACCACCGTCGACCCACGCGTCTCCGACGCACTCAGGGAGGCCGCCGCCCGCCGCCTCGCCCGGCTCGCCGTCCTCGCCGACGAGGACGGCCGCCCCTTGGTGCCGTCCGCCCACCCCTACCGCTGGTGGGGCATGTTCGAGCCGACCGAGTCCAAGGTGCCGCTGCGCGACCGCGACCAGCCCGTCGTCCTCTCCGGCAGCGCCCTCGACCAGCTCGCCAACACCTGCGCCCTGCAATGGTTCCTGGGCCGCGAGGTCAAGGCCGACGCGCCCGCCACCGCCGCCCAGGGCTTCGGCAACGTGGTGCACGTCCTCGCCGACGAGGTCGCCTCCGGGCACACCCCGGCCGACCTCTCCGTCCTCCTGGAACGCCTCGACTCCGTGTGGAACGCCCTCGCCTTCGACGCGCCGTGGAAGTCGGACCAGGAGAAGGACAACGCGCGCGTGGCGCTCGAACGGTTCCTGAAGTGGCACGTCATGGACCGCACCGGGCGTACGCCGGTGGCCAGCGAGCACGACTTCGACGTCACCCTCGAAGCCGGCGACTACCAGGTGCGCGTCCGCGGCCAGATGGACCGCGTCGAGGCGGACGGCGAGGGCCGTGCCTACGTGGTCGACTTCAAGACCGGCAAACAGGCGCCCACCGGCAAGGAGGTGGAGCGCCACCCGCAGCTCGCCGTCTACCAACTGGCCGTCCGCGAGGGCGCCGTCGACGACCTCTTCGACGGTGTGCGACCCGAGCCGGGCGGCGCCGAACTCGTCCATCTGCGCCAGGGCGCCGCCCAGCGCGACGGCGGCGAGACCCTGCCCAAGGTGCAGGCCCAGGAGCCGTTGGAGGGGGAGTGGGTCGGCGACCTGCTGGCCACCGCGGCCGGCAAGGTCCTCGACGAACGGTTCACGCCGACCGCCGGCCAGCACTGCACGCACTGCGCGTTCCGGGCCTCGTGCACCGCGCGGCAGGAGGGCCGCCATGTCGTCGAGTGA
- a CDS encoding ATP-dependent DNA helicase, whose amino-acid sequence MPARISDPEQLKELLGIPFTPEQMACITAPPAPQVIVAGAGSGKTTVMAARVVWLVGTGQVAPEQVLGLTFTNKAAAELAERVRKALVKAGVTDPDAIDPDNPPGEPVISTYHAFAGRLLTDHGLRIGLEPTSRLLADATRFQLAARVLREAPGTYPALTRSFPDLVGDLLALDAELSEHLVRPEALRAYDAELLLTLRGAKLTNADLRKVPEAAAARRELAELVSRYRAAKRERDLLDFGDQIALSARLAKIPEVGRALRDEFRVVLLDEYQDTSVAQRVLLAGLFGEGTGHPVTAVGDPCQAIYGWRGASVANLDDFPQHFPHADGRPATRQALSENRRSGGRLLDLANGLAEPLRALHAGVEALRPAPGAEHDGMVRCALLRTHAEEIAWAADSVAHLVRTGTAPGEIAVLCRTATDFAEIQGALVARDIPVEVVGLSGLLHLPEIADLVAVCEVLQDPGANASLVRLLTGPRWRIGPRDLALLGRRARRLVAHARVEGDDDPDRRLAEAVEGVDPAEVISLADALDTFLETPLDGHGDDDGLPFSADARVRFARLAAELRELRRCLADPLMDVLHRVLAVTGLEVELSASPHALAARRRETLSNFLDVAASFAAGDNEATLLAFLGFLRTAAQYEKGLDNALPGGENTVKVLTAHKSKGLEWDVVVVPGLVTGTFPSSQGREKWTSQGKVLPHRLRGDADTLPDVESWDPRGLKAFHEAMKDHQHTEELRLGYVTFTRPRSLLLGSGHWWGPTQKRRRGPSAFLQALHDHCAAGYGEIEAWADEPAEDEENPALHQATADQVWPLPLDETALARRRAAAATVLAHLEDLTSQEDGHPAAVHDPDGDDDPEWPPPPEDDEPPYDEPDPFDDDPFEGDAVAEDPADRDEWPADRDEWPAGRDEWPADRPTVPHQAGPLETTSRPHPTTPEHPQLTPEEARTVASWDRDLDALTGELLRARDSVTEVPLPAALTASQLLRLAADPDGFAQELARPMPRPPQPAARRGTRFHAWVEARFEALTLPFLEPGELPGSDAEIADEQDLEALKDAFERTEYAHRTPHRVEAPFQLEIAGRVVRGRIDAVYKKGDGQETTYEIVDWKTNRTRSADPLQLAVYRLAWAEQQGVPLESVTAAFLYVRSGEVVRPDDLPDRAALERLLLEEPSGEEPHSEDVSAGR is encoded by the coding sequence GTGCCCGCCCGTATCTCCGATCCCGAACAGCTCAAAGAACTCCTCGGCATCCCGTTCACCCCGGAACAGATGGCGTGCATCACCGCGCCTCCCGCCCCGCAGGTGATCGTGGCCGGAGCCGGCTCGGGCAAGACGACGGTGATGGCGGCCCGCGTGGTGTGGCTGGTCGGCACCGGCCAGGTCGCACCCGAGCAAGTGCTCGGTCTCACCTTCACCAACAAGGCCGCCGCCGAACTCGCCGAGCGCGTCCGCAAGGCGCTCGTCAAGGCCGGCGTCACCGACCCGGACGCCATCGACCCGGACAACCCGCCGGGCGAGCCGGTGATCTCCACGTACCACGCCTTCGCGGGCCGCCTGCTCACCGACCACGGCCTGCGCATCGGTCTCGAACCCACGTCCCGGCTGCTCGCCGACGCGACCCGCTTCCAGCTCGCCGCACGCGTGCTGCGCGAGGCCCCGGGGACCTACCCGGCCCTGACCCGTTCCTTCCCGGACCTGGTCGGCGACCTCCTCGCCCTGGACGCCGAACTCTCCGAGCACCTCGTCCGCCCGGAAGCACTGCGCGCGTACGACGCCGAACTGCTGCTGACCCTGCGCGGCGCCAAGCTCACCAACGCCGACCTGCGCAAGGTCCCCGAGGCGGCCGCCGCCCGTCGCGAACTGGCCGAGCTGGTCAGCCGCTACCGGGCCGCCAAGCGCGAGCGGGACCTGCTCGACTTCGGCGACCAGATCGCCCTCTCGGCCCGGCTCGCGAAGATCCCCGAAGTGGGCCGCGCTCTGCGCGACGAGTTCCGGGTGGTCCTGCTCGACGAGTACCAGGACACCTCGGTCGCCCAACGCGTCCTCCTGGCGGGCCTGTTCGGCGAGGGCACCGGCCACCCCGTCACCGCCGTCGGCGACCCCTGCCAGGCGATCTACGGCTGGCGCGGCGCCTCCGTCGCCAACCTCGACGACTTCCCCCAGCACTTCCCCCACGCCGACGGCCGCCCCGCGACCCGGCAGGCGCTCAGCGAGAACCGCCGCAGCGGCGGCCGCCTCCTCGACCTCGCGAACGGCCTCGCGGAGCCCCTGCGCGCCCTGCACGCGGGCGTGGAGGCCCTCCGCCCGGCCCCCGGCGCCGAACACGACGGCATGGTGCGCTGCGCCCTGCTGCGCACCCACGCCGAGGAGATCGCCTGGGCCGCCGACTCCGTCGCCCACCTCGTACGGACCGGGACCGCCCCCGGCGAGATCGCCGTCCTGTGCCGCACGGCGACCGACTTCGCCGAGATCCAGGGCGCCCTGGTCGCCCGGGACATCCCGGTCGAGGTGGTCGGCCTGTCCGGATTGCTGCACCTGCCCGAGATCGCCGACCTCGTCGCCGTCTGCGAGGTCCTCCAGGACCCCGGCGCAAACGCCTCCCTGGTGCGCCTGCTGACCGGCCCGCGCTGGCGTATCGGCCCGCGCGACCTCGCCCTGCTGGGGCGGCGCGCCCGGCGTCTCGTGGCCCACGCGCGCGTCGAGGGCGACGACGACCCGGACCGCAGGCTGGCCGAGGCCGTCGAGGGAGTCGACCCTGCGGAGGTGATCTCGCTCGCGGACGCCCTCGACACGTTCCTGGAGACACCTCTGGACGGCCACGGGGACGACGACGGGCTGCCCTTCTCGGCCGACGCGCGCGTGCGCTTCGCCCGCCTGGCCGCCGAACTGCGCGAGCTGCGCCGCTGTCTGGCCGACCCGCTGATGGACGTCCTGCACCGCGTCCTCGCCGTCACCGGCCTGGAGGTCGAGCTGTCGGCGTCCCCGCACGCCCTGGCCGCCCGCCGCCGCGAGACCCTCTCCAACTTCCTGGACGTCGCCGCCTCCTTCGCCGCCGGCGACAACGAGGCCACCCTCCTCGCCTTCCTCGGCTTCCTGCGCACCGCAGCCCAGTACGAGAAGGGCCTCGACAACGCCCTCCCCGGCGGCGAGAACACCGTCAAGGTGCTGACCGCCCACAAGTCCAAGGGCCTGGAGTGGGACGTCGTGGTCGTCCCCGGCCTGGTCACCGGCACCTTCCCCAGCAGCCAGGGCCGCGAGAAGTGGACCTCCCAGGGCAAGGTCCTGCCGCACCGGCTGCGCGGCGACGCCGACACCCTGCCCGACGTGGAGTCCTGGGACCCCAGGGGCCTGAAGGCCTTCCACGAGGCCATGAAGGACCACCAGCACACCGAGGAGCTCCGCCTCGGCTACGTCACCTTCACCCGCCCCCGCTCCCTGCTCCTGGGCTCCGGCCACTGGTGGGGACCCACCCAGAAGAGGCGCCGCGGACCGTCCGCGTTCCTCCAGGCCCTCCACGACCACTGTGCGGCCGGGTACGGCGAGATCGAGGCCTGGGCCGACGAACCAGCCGAGGACGAGGAGAACCCGGCCCTGCACCAGGCCACCGCCGACCAGGTGTGGCCCCTGCCCCTGGACGAGACGGCCCTGGCCCGCCGCCGCGCGGCCGCCGCGACCGTCCTGGCGCACCTGGAGGACCTCACGTCCCAGGAGGACGGACACCCCGCGGCCGTGCACGACCCGGACGGGGACGACGACCCGGAGTGGCCGCCGCCCCCCGAGGACGACGAGCCTCCGTACGACGAACCGGACCCGTTCGACGACGATCCCTTCGAGGGCGACGCCGTCGCGGAAGACCCGGCGGACCGGGACGAGTGGCCGGCGGACCGGGACGAGTGGCCGGCGGGCCGGGACGAGTGGCCGGCGGACCGCCCGACCGTCCCGCACCAGGCGGGCCCACTGGAAACCACCTCGCGCCCACACCCGACGACGCCGGAACACCCGCAGCTCACCCCCGAGGAAGCCCGCACCGTCGCCTCCTGGGACCGCGACCTCGACGCCCTCACCGGAGAGCTCCTGCGCGCCCGCGACAGCGTCACCGAGGTCCCCCTGCCCGCTGCGCTCACCGCGTCCCAGCTGCTGCGCCTGGCCGCCGACCCGGACGGCTTCGCGCAGGAACTGGCCCGCCCCATGCCCCGCCCGCCGCAGCCCGCCGCACGCCGCGGCACCCGCTTCCACGCCTGGGTCGAGGCCCGTTTCGAAGCGCTGACGCTGCCGTTCCTGGAGCCCGGGGAACTGCCCGGCAGCGACGCCGAGATCGCCGACGAACAGGACCTGGAAGCGCTCAAGGACGCCTTCGAACGCACCGAGTACGCGCACCGCACGCCCCACCGGGTGGAGGCCCCCTTCCAGCTCGAGATCGCCGGCCGCGTCGTACGGGGCCGCATCGACGCCGTCTACAAGAAGGGCGACGGTCAGGAGACGACGTACGAGATCGTCGACTGGAAGACGAACCGCACCCGCAGCGCCGACCCGCTTCAGCTGGCCGTCTACCGCCTCGCCTGGGCAGAGCAGCAGGGCGTGCCGCTGGAGTCGGTCACGGCCGCGTTCCTGTACGTGCGCAGCGGCGAGGTCGTACGGCCGGACGACCTGCCGGACCGGGCCGCGCTGGAGCGGCTGCTGCTCGAGGAACCGTCCGGTGAGGAACCGCACTCCGAGGACGTCAGTGCGGGCCGATAG
- a CDS encoding lysylphosphatidylglycerol synthase domain-containing protein has translation MKQQGAHPEDTEGTSDAASRPGTADEGPKRAGDQAGTAAEESGRKAPTASRKPGKKAPTAVEEEDTVHIDEVEGDEPLLPARVHRPSDLMRFLVGVLAVALLIGIAAFAHGTTSGLEQDINKGTGQAPDLLIKIAGLASSIAILLVPVAFAIERLIKRDGLRIADGVLAAVLAHGVTLATDLWVARAAPDSIQEALTQPSPGDIHALTDPVHGYLAPVIAYMTAVGMSRRPRWRTVLWVVLLLDAFSMLVTGYTTPFSIILTVLIGWTVAYGTLYAVGSPNVRPTGQTLMAGLRTVGFRPVSASREDIPDSNPDTGDRGRRYFVTLEDGPPLDVTVVDREQQAQGFFYRAWRNLTLRGFATRSSLQSLRQALEQEALLAYAAIAAGANAPKLIATSELGPDAVMLVYEHSGGRTLDSLPDEEITDDLLSDTWHQVKALQSRRIAHRRLVGDAILVDRSGTVILTDLRVGEIAAGDLLLRMDTSQLLVTLGLRVGAERAVASAVEVLGPDAVADCLPMLQPIALSRSTRATLRRLARERAQREREAVLEASRQAKQARLEDASDEAVPVLEKPDKKAVRAEQRAEKRAIDEALEEAREEDLLTQIRHEVLRIRPQAPVEPARLERVRPRTLISFMAGAIGAYFLLTQLTHIEFGPLIANAEWGWVAAAVLFSMFSYVAAAMALLGFVPERVPFLRTVAAQVAGSFVKIVAPAAVGGVALNTRFLQRAGVRPGLAVASVGASQLFGLGCHILMLLSFGYLTGTEKTPSLSPSRTVIAGLLTVAVLVLVVTSVPFLRKFVVTRVRSLFAGVVPRMLDVLQRPQKLVTGIGGMLLLTACFVMCLDASIRAFGDESTSISLASVAVVFLAGNALGSAAPTPGGVGAVEATLTVGLIAVGLPKEVAAPAVLLFRLLTLWLPVLPGWLAFNHLTRKQAL, from the coding sequence ATGAAGCAGCAGGGTGCGCACCCGGAGGACACGGAGGGCACCTCTGACGCTGCGTCGCGCCCGGGCACCGCGGACGAAGGCCCGAAGCGGGCCGGTGACCAGGCCGGGACGGCCGCCGAGGAGTCCGGCAGGAAGGCTCCGACGGCATCCCGGAAGCCCGGCAAGAAGGCCCCCACGGCCGTCGAGGAAGAGGACACCGTGCACATCGACGAGGTGGAGGGCGACGAACCGCTGCTCCCCGCGCGCGTGCACCGCCCGTCCGATCTGATGCGGTTCCTGGTGGGCGTGCTCGCCGTCGCGCTGCTGATCGGAATCGCCGCGTTCGCGCACGGCACCACCTCGGGCCTCGAACAGGACATCAACAAGGGCACGGGCCAGGCGCCCGACCTGCTCATCAAGATCGCGGGACTGGCCTCCAGCATCGCGATCCTGCTGGTGCCGGTCGCCTTCGCCATCGAGCGGCTGATCAAACGGGACGGGCTCAGAATCGCCGACGGCGTGCTCGCGGCCGTGCTCGCCCACGGTGTGACCCTCGCCACCGACCTGTGGGTCGCCCGCGCCGCCCCCGACTCGATCCAGGAGGCGCTCACCCAGCCCTCCCCCGGCGACATCCACGCGCTGACCGACCCCGTGCACGGCTATCTGGCGCCCGTCATCGCGTACATGACAGCCGTCGGCATGTCGCGCAGGCCCAGATGGCGCACCGTGCTGTGGGTCGTGCTGCTCCTCGACGCCTTCTCGATGCTCGTCACCGGGTACACGACACCGTTCTCGATCATCCTGACGGTGCTGATCGGCTGGACCGTGGCCTACGGCACGCTCTACGCGGTCGGCTCGCCCAACGTCCGGCCCACCGGGCAGACCCTGATGGCGGGCCTGCGGACCGTCGGCTTCCGGCCCGTCAGCGCGTCGCGCGAAGACATCCCGGACAGCAACCCGGACACCGGGGACCGCGGCCGCCGCTACTTCGTCACGCTCGAGGACGGCCCGCCGCTGGACGTGACGGTGGTCGACCGGGAGCAGCAGGCCCAGGGCTTCTTCTACCGCGCCTGGCGCAACCTGACCCTGCGCGGCTTCGCCACCCGCAGCAGCCTCCAGTCGCTGCGCCAGGCCCTGGAGCAGGAGGCGCTGCTGGCGTACGCGGCGATCGCGGCCGGCGCCAACGCGCCCAAGTTGATCGCCACCTCGGAACTGGGTCCCGACGCGGTGATGCTCGTCTACGAGCACAGCGGCGGCCGCACCCTGGACTCGCTGCCGGACGAGGAGATCACCGATGACCTGCTGAGCGACACCTGGCACCAGGTGAAGGCTCTTCAGTCCCGGCGCATCGCGCACCGCAGGCTGGTCGGCGACGCGATTCTGGTGGATCGTTCCGGCACGGTGATCCTCACCGACCTGCGCGTCGGCGAGATCGCGGCCGGCGACCTGCTGCTGCGCATGGACACGTCCCAGCTGCTGGTGACCCTCGGCCTCCGGGTGGGCGCCGAGCGGGCGGTCGCCTCGGCGGTGGAGGTGCTCGGCCCCGACGCGGTGGCGGACTGTCTGCCGATGCTCCAGCCCATCGCCCTCAGCCGCTCCACACGCGCGACGCTGCGCCGACTGGCCCGGGAGCGGGCACAGCGCGAGCGCGAGGCGGTCCTGGAGGCGTCCCGGCAGGCCAAGCAGGCGCGCCTGGAGGACGCCTCGGACGAGGCCGTTCCGGTCCTGGAGAAACCAGACAAGAAGGCCGTACGGGCGGAGCAGCGGGCCGAGAAGCGGGCCATCGACGAGGCCCTGGAGGAGGCGCGCGAGGAGGACCTGCTCACGCAGATCCGGCACGAGGTGCTGCGGATCAGGCCGCAGGCACCGGTCGAGCCGGCCCGGCTGGAGCGGGTGCGGCCGCGCACGCTGATCAGTTTCATGGCCGGCGCGATCGGCGCGTACTTCCTGCTGACGCAGCTCACGCACATCGAGTTCGGGCCGCTCATCGCGAACGCCGAATGGGGCTGGGTCGCCGCGGCCGTGCTGTTCTCGATGTTCAGCTACGTGGCGGCGGCTATGGCTCTGCTGGGGTTCGTGCCCGAGCGGGTGCCGTTCCTGCGGACCGTGGCGGCGCAGGTCGCCGGGTCGTTCGTGAAGATCGTCGCCCCGGCGGCAGTGGGCGGTGTCGCCCTCAACACGCGCTTCCTCCAGCGCGCGGGAGTGCGGCCGGGGCTCGCGGTTGCGAGCGTCGGAGCGTCGCAGTTGTTCGGGCTCGGCTGTCACATCCTGATGCTGCTGTCCTTCGGCTATCTGACCGGCACCGAGAAGACGCCGTCACTGTCGCCGTCCAGGACCGTCATCGCCGGTCTGCTGACGGTGGCGGTGCTCGTGCTCGTGGTGACCTCGGTGCCGTTCCTGCGGAAGTTCGTCGTCACGCGCGTGAGGTCGCTGTTCGCCGGTGTCGTGCCGCGCATGCTGGACGTGCTCCAGCGGCCGCAGAAGCTGGTCACCGGCATCGGCGGCATGCTGCTGCTGACCGCCTGCTTCGTGATGTGCCTGGACGCGTCGATCCGCGCGTTCGGCGACGAGTCCACGTCGATCAGCCTCGCCAGCGTCGCCGTCGTCTTCCTCGCGGGCAACGCCCTGGGGTCCGCGGCGCCGACCCCGGGCGGTGTGGGCGCGGTCGAGGCGACGCTGACGGTCGGTCTGATCGCCGTCGGCCTGCCGAAGGAAGTCGCGGCCCCGGCGGTCCTGCTGTTCCGCCTGCTGACGCTGTGGCTGCCCGTGCTGCCAGGCTGGCTGGCCTTCAACCACCTCACCCGCAAGCAGGCCCTCTGA
- a CDS encoding MGMT family protein encodes MSEESLPEDADARDAHAEYDGPREEPGQALPAYAERVLDAAEEIPPGRVMTYGDVAEWLEEGGPRQVGRVMALYGGAVPWWRVVRADGVLLPGHEQRALGHYRAEGTPLKEASRAAEGHLPRLDMRRARWDGGERAEGHT; translated from the coding sequence ATGAGTGAGGAGAGTCTGCCGGAGGACGCCGACGCGCGGGACGCCCACGCGGAGTACGACGGCCCCCGTGAGGAGCCCGGGCAAGCGCTGCCCGCGTACGCCGAGCGGGTCCTGGACGCCGCCGAGGAGATCCCGCCGGGCCGTGTCATGACATACGGGGACGTTGCCGAGTGGCTCGAGGAGGGCGGTCCGCGGCAGGTCGGCCGAGTGATGGCTCTCTACGGCGGAGCCGTTCCGTGGTGGCGCGTCGTCCGCGCGGACGGAGTCCTGCTGCCGGGCCACGAGCAGCGGGCGCTCGGCCACTACCGCGCGGAGGGCACGCCCCTGAAGGAGGCGAGCCGGGCCGCCGAGGGCCACCTGCCGCGCCTCGACATGAGACGGGCGCGCTGGGACGGCGGCGAACGCGCGGAGGGTCACACCTGA